The following proteins come from a genomic window of Nitrospiria bacterium:
- a CDS encoding isoprenylcysteine carboxylmethyltransferase family protein → MTLQEDFVKTGNWLFRWRSYLPLIFISLVLVGLRDFEYMGNSEVYDDWWELFCLMISFIGLGVRAYTVGHAPLGTSGRNTQQQVAESLITTGIYSATRNPLYLANFVIGLGVVFFVHTGWIALIYMLVFFLYYERIIFEEEAFLQKKFGEAYLAWAGQTPFFFPKFKRWTPPNLPFSFKTVLKREYSSWFGLISVFTLFEVVGDLFLKGRFIFELGWAVLFFTGLILFVVLRVLKKKTDFLSVEGR, encoded by the coding sequence ATGACGCTTCAGGAGGATTTTGTAAAAACAGGTAATTGGCTTTTCCGTTGGAGAAGCTATCTTCCATTAATTTTTATTTCCCTGGTCCTGGTTGGTTTAAGGGATTTTGAATATATGGGCAATAGTGAAGTCTATGACGATTGGTGGGAGTTGTTTTGTTTAATGATTTCGTTTATAGGTTTGGGTGTTCGAGCTTATACGGTTGGCCATGCTCCTTTAGGAACCTCGGGAAGAAATACCCAACAACAGGTTGCAGAAAGCCTTATTACGACCGGTATTTATTCCGCAACCAGGAATCCACTTTATTTAGCAAATTTCGTTATTGGTCTGGGTGTGGTTTTTTTTGTTCATACCGGGTGGATTGCATTAATTTATATGTTGGTTTTTTTTCTTTATTATGAGCGAATCATTTTTGAGGAAGAGGCTTTTTTACAAAAGAAATTTGGGGAGGCCTATCTTGCTTGGGCGGGTCAAACCCCCTTTTTCTTTCCGAAATTTAAACGCTGGACTCCTCCAAATTTGCCCTTTTCTTTTAAGACGGTTCTAAAGAGGGAATATTCCAGTTGGTTTGGGCTTATATCGGTTTTTACTTTGTTTGAAGTGGTCGGGGATCTGTTTTTGAAAGGAAGGTTTATATTCGAATTGGGTTGGGCTGTCCTTTTTTTTACAGGGTTAATTTTATTTGTGGTCCTAAGAGTCTTAAAAAAGAAAACGGATTTTCTTTCCGTTGAGGGCCGGTAA